A single Fusobacterium hominis DNA region contains:
- a CDS encoding radical SAM protein → MNILKKLNCIFGPIPSRRLGRSLGISPIPKKVCNYSCIYCQLGRTTQMTNTRKEFFPVDDIISELSEYLKYTDDFDVISIVGEGEPTLYLNLDLLIEKIKLLTNKPIAIITNGALLSDLYVQNALSKADIVLPSIDGYNEEIYKKVDRPYGTLKFNDEIDGLIEFAKKFKGEIWLEIMLMKGINSSKKDIDEFAKLIEKIPHDRVYINTPVRPPAENFVEVATSDEINYAVEKLNGISIDKLTSGSFFSEIPDSYDAILNLIKRHPMTQFEIQSLLASRREENIDSFFTKLANDNNVNSINYKGIITYRLK, encoded by the coding sequence GTGAATATATTGAAAAAATTAAATTGTATTTTTGGACCTATTCCATCGAGACGTCTTGGTCGTTCTTTAGGCATAAGTCCTATTCCTAAAAAGGTTTGTAACTATTCGTGTATTTATTGTCAATTAGGTAGAACTACTCAAATGACAAATACTCGTAAAGAATTCTTTCCAGTGGATGATATAATTTCAGAACTATCTGAATATCTTAAATATACTGATGATTTTGATGTTATATCAATCGTTGGAGAAGGAGAACCGACATTATATTTAAATTTAGATTTACTTATTGAAAAAATAAAACTTCTTACTAATAAACCAATTGCTATAATTACAAATGGAGCTTTATTATCTGATTTATATGTTCAAAATGCACTAAGTAAAGCGGATATAGTTCTTCCATCTATTGATGGTTATAATGAAGAAATTTATAAAAAAGTTGACAGACCATACGGCACATTAAAATTTAATGATGAAATTGATGGTTTGATAGAATTTGCTAAAAAATTTAAAGGTGAAATTTGGCTTGAAATTATGCTAATGAAAGGTATTAATTCTAGTAAAAAAGATATTGATGAATTTGCTAAGCTTATTGAAAAAATCCCTCATGATAGAGTTTATATCAATACACCTGTGAGACCACCTGCAGAAAACTTTGTAGAAGTTGCAACTTCAGACGAAATAAATTATGCAGTAGAGAAATTAAACGGAATATCAATAGATAAACTTACATCTGGTTCATTTTTTAGTGAAATTCCAGACAGTTATGATGCAATCTTAAACTTAATAAAACGTCATCCTATGACTCAATTTGAAATTCAAAGTTTACTAGCAAGTAGACGCGAAGAAAATATAGATAGCTTTTTTACAAAACTAGCAAATGATAATAATGTAAATAGTATAAATTACAAAGGAATTATAACTTACAGATTAAAATAG
- a CDS encoding pyridoxamine kinase has product MVHLIKRVAAIHDLSGYGRASLTTIIPILSNMKIQVCPVPTAILSTHTGGYEGYSFMDLTNYMEKHINHWKKLNLEFDCIYSGFLGSPKQVKIVEDFVDFFGKKAELVVIDPVMGDNGVLYDTMSDEMVQEMKKLIQKADIITPNFTEVMYLLGKEYKEDISIEEVKNSLVELSQMGPKIVIATSVPEPNTTLEKRTSVIAYDSENDIFWKVSCKYIPASYPGTGDAYTSVLIGSLLQGDSLPIAMERGVQFTSQCIMASYGFNYPTKEGVLLERMLDVLKIPTIATDYEMLPR; this is encoded by the coding sequence ATGGTTCATTTAATTAAACGAGTAGCAGCTATTCATGACCTTTCAGGATATGGAAGAGCTTCATTAACAACTATCATTCCAATACTTTCAAATATGAAAATTCAAGTATGTCCTGTTCCTACAGCTATTCTTTCTACACATACTGGTGGATATGAAGGATATAGTTTTATGGATCTTACAAATTATATGGAGAAACATATTAATCACTGGAAAAAATTAAATCTTGAATTTGATTGTATATATTCTGGATTTTTAGGTTCTCCTAAGCAAGTAAAAATAGTTGAAGACTTTGTAGATTTTTTTGGAAAAAAAGCTGAACTTGTAGTTATTGATCCAGTTATGGGAGATAATGGAGTTTTATATGATACAATGTCAGATGAGATGGTTCAAGAAATGAAAAAATTAATTCAAAAAGCTGATATTATAACACCTAATTTTACTGAAGTTATGTACTTATTAGGTAAAGAGTATAAAGAAGATATCTCTATTGAAGAAGTAAAAAACTCTCTTGTAGAATTGTCACAAATGGGACCTAAAATTGTTATTGCCACTAGTGTCCCAGAGCCTAATACTACTTTAGAAAAACGTACAAGTGTTATTGCTTATGATTCAGAAAACGATATTTTTTGGAAAGTTAGTTGTAAATATATTCCTGCATCTTATCCTGGTACTGGAGACGCATATACTAGTGTTCTAATTGGAAGTTTGCTTCAAGGAGATAGTCTTCCTATTGCAATGGAACGTGGAGTACAATTTACATCACAATGTATAATGGCTAGTTATGGATTTAATTATCCTACAAAAGAAGGAGTACTTCTTGAAAGAATGTTAGATGTTCTTAAGATTCCAACAATAGCTACAGACTATGAAATGCTTCCACGTTAA
- a CDS encoding PhzF family phenazine biosynthesis protein gives MKYKIITYDSFTNVKFKGNPAGVVLDADSLSKSQMQNIATELGYPETAFVSKSSPQIKVNFFTPKEEINLCGHATIAYVTALFENNKLDNLNNGWNKINIENNLGTFPILIDVHNNKLLNVLMYQDTPSINFNNLSTYESEILSALGINTDDLDCNFKIVKAYTGLWDLLIPVKNKLVLDNLKIDFSKVEYISKKLNIISFHTYCIDDNFNIYARNFAPIVNIYEEAATGTSNGALTYYLYSINKIKENQLISINQGESLNRESIINSKIIVEENNPKVLVGGTAIKVIDGIINI, from the coding sequence ATGAAATATAAAATTATAACATATGATTCATTTACTAATGTTAAATTTAAAGGTAATCCTGCTGGTGTTGTTTTAGATGCTGATTCTCTTAGCAAATCACAAATGCAAAATATTGCAACAGAGCTTGGATACCCAGAAACAGCTTTTGTATCAAAATCATCTCCACAAATAAAGGTTAATTTTTTTACTCCTAAAGAGGAAATTAATCTATGTGGTCATGCTACTATTGCGTATGTCACAGCCTTATTTGAAAATAATAAACTTGATAATTTAAATAATGGATGGAATAAAATAAATATTGAAAATAATTTAGGGACTTTTCCTATTTTAATAGATGTACATAATAATAAATTATTAAATGTATTAATGTACCAAGATACTCCTTCTATTAATTTTAATAATTTAAGTACATATGAATCAGAAATATTATCTGCTTTGGGTATTAATACAGATGATTTAGATTGTAATTTTAAAATAGTAAAAGCATACACTGGATTGTGGGATCTACTTATTCCTGTTAAAAATAAATTAGTATTAGACAATTTAAAAATTGATTTCTCAAAAGTGGAATATATTAGTAAAAAGTTAAATATTATATCTTTTCATACATATTGTATAGATGATAATTTTAATATCTATGCTAGAAATTTTGCTCCTATTGTTAATATTTATGAAGAAGCAGCTACTGGTACTTCTAATGGTGCCTTAACATATTACTTATACTCAATAAATAAAATTAAAGAAAATCAACTAATTAGTATTAATCAAGGAGAATCTTTAAATAGAGAGAGTATAATAAATTCCAAAATTATTGTAGAGGAAAATAATCCTAAGGTATTAGTAGGAGGAACTGCAATAAAAGTAATAGATGGGATAATTAATATATAG
- the nifJ gene encoding pyruvate:ferredoxin (flavodoxin) oxidoreductase, translated as MTKKMQTMDGNQAAAYASYAFTEVAGIYPITPSSPMAEYTDEWASKGMKNIFGVPVKVVEMQSEAGAAGTVHGSLQAGALTTTYTASQGLLLKVPNMYKIAGELLPGVIHVSARALSAQALSIFGDHQDIYAARQTGFAMFATNTVQEVMDLAGVAHLAAIKTRVPFLHFFDGFRTSHEIQKVEVMDYEVFKKLIDMDAVQAFRERALNPEHPVTRGTAENDDVYFQAREAQNKFYDAVPDVVAHYMEEISKVTGRDYKPFNYYGAPDAERIIIAMGSICPITEETVDYLNAKGEKVGLISVHLFRPFSAKYFFNVLPKTVKKIAVLDRTKEPGSQGEPLLLDIQSLFYGREDAPVIIGGRYGLSSKDTTPAQVIAVYDNLKADQPKDRFTVGINDDVTHTSLEIGEPVTVTGNDVKECLFFGLGADGTVGANKNSIKIIGDKTDLYAQGYFAYDSKKSGGVTRSHLRFGKSPIKASYLISNPHFVACSVPAYLHQYDMTSGIRKGGSFLINCIWTKEEAIKEIPNKVKRDLAKNGARLFIINATKLAEEIGLGQRTNTIMQAAFFKLADIIPFAEAQQYMKDYAKKSYAKKGDDIVQMNYQAIDKGAEGLVEVPVDPAWVNLPVEELQPEADCCSCGCEKTKTEEFVERIAKPINAIKGYDLPVSAFDGYEDGTFENGTSAFEKRGIAVHVPEWKAENCIQCNQCSFVCPHAVIRPFLMTEEEVAASPVELKTIKAIGKGLEGLQYRMQVSTLDCTGCGSCANVCPAKEKALVMVPIGQSLDNKEEKKAEYLFETVGYKDDKMSKDTVKGSQFSQPLFEFHGACPGCGETPYLKAITQLFGERMMVANATGCSSIYSGSAPSTPYTTNKDGFGPSWGSSLFEDNAEYGMGMHVAVETMRDRLQTIMETNMDKVPAEVAELFKEWIENRACASKSREVTDKIVAALEGKDCDVCKEIISLKQFLAKKSQWIIGGDGWAYDIGYGGLDHVLASKEDINVIVLDTEVYSNTGGQASKSTPTGAIAKFAAAGKSVKKKDLAAIAMSYGHIYVAQVSMGANQAQYLKAIKEAEAHNGPSLIIAYAPCINHGVKKGMAKVQTEMKLATECGYWPIFRYNPALEAEGKNPLQIDCKEPNWDKYEEYLLGEVRYATLSKSNPAHAKELYETNKADAQRRWRQYNRLAAMDFSTEKK; from the coding sequence ATGACAAAGAAAATGCAGACAATGGATGGAAACCAAGCTGCTGCTTACGCTTCATATGCGTTTACAGAAGTTGCAGGAATTTATCCAATAACTCCATCATCACCAATGGCTGAATACACAGATGAATGGGCTTCAAAAGGAATGAAAAACATATTTGGAGTACCAGTAAAAGTTGTAGAAATGCAATCAGAAGCTGGAGCAGCTGGAACAGTTCACGGTTCATTACAAGCTGGAGCTTTAACAACAACTTATACAGCATCTCAAGGATTACTTTTAAAAGTTCCTAACATGTATAAAATAGCAGGAGAATTATTACCTGGAGTAATCCACGTATCTGCTAGAGCATTATCAGCTCAAGCATTATCTATCTTCGGAGACCACCAAGATATATATGCAGCTAGACAAACTGGATTTGCAATGTTCGCAACTAACACTGTACAAGAAGTTATGGACCTTGCAGGAGTTGCTCACTTAGCAGCTATCAAAACAAGAGTACCTTTCTTACACTTCTTTGATGGATTCAGAACTTCTCACGAAATTCAAAAAGTTGAAGTTATGGATTATGAAGTATTCAAAAAATTAATAGATATGGATGCAGTACAAGCTTTCAGAGAAAGAGCTTTAAATCCTGAACATCCAGTAACAAGAGGAACTGCAGAAAACGATGACGTTTACTTCCAAGCAAGAGAAGCACAAAACAAATTCTACGATGCAGTACCTGATGTAGTTGCTCACTACATGGAAGAAATCTCTAAAGTAACTGGAAGAGACTACAAACCTTTCAACTACTATGGAGCACCAGATGCAGAAAGAATCATCATAGCTATGGGATCTATTTGTCCTATAACTGAAGAAACAGTAGATTACTTAAATGCTAAAGGAGAAAAAGTAGGATTAATTTCTGTACACTTATTCAGACCATTCTCTGCTAAATACTTCTTTAACGTATTACCAAAAACAGTTAAGAAAATTGCTGTTTTAGATAGAACTAAAGAACCTGGATCTCAAGGAGAACCATTATTACTAGATATTCAATCTCTATTCTATGGAAGAGAAGATGCTCCAGTAATAATCGGAGGAAGATACGGACTATCTTCTAAAGACACTACTCCTGCTCAAGTAATCGCAGTATACGATAACTTAAAAGCAGATCAACCAAAAGACAGATTCACAGTAGGAATCAACGATGACGTTACTCATACATCTCTAGAAATCGGAGAACCTGTAACTGTAACAGGAAACGATGTAAAAGAATGTCTATTCTTCGGATTAGGAGCAGATGGAACTGTTGGAGCTAACAAAAACTCTATCAAAATCATCGGAGACAAAACTGATTTATATGCACAAGGATACTTCGCATATGACTCTAAAAAATCAGGAGGAGTTACAAGATCTCACTTAAGATTTGGTAAATCTCCTATAAAAGCAAGCTACTTAATTTCTAACCCTCATTTCGTAGCATGTTCAGTACCAGCATACTTACACCAATATGATATGACTTCAGGAATCAGAAAAGGTGGATCATTCTTAATCAACTGTATCTGGACTAAAGAAGAAGCAATAAAAGAAATTCCTAACAAAGTAAAAAGAGATTTAGCTAAAAACGGAGCTAGATTATTTATAATCAATGCAACTAAACTAGCTGAAGAAATTGGATTAGGACAAAGAACAAATACAATAATGCAAGCTGCTTTCTTTAAACTAGCTGACATTATTCCATTTGCTGAAGCTCAACAATATATGAAAGACTACGCTAAAAAATCTTATGCTAAAAAAGGTGACGATATAGTTCAAATGAACTATCAAGCTATCGATAAAGGAGCAGAAGGATTAGTAGAAGTTCCTGTAGATCCAGCTTGGGTAAATCTTCCAGTTGAAGAATTACAACCAGAAGCAGATTGTTGTTCTTGCGGATGCGAAAAAACAAAAACTGAAGAATTCGTAGAAAGAATCGCAAAACCTATCAATGCAATAAAAGGATATGATTTACCAGTATCTGCATTTGATGGTTATGAAGATGGTACTTTCGAAAACGGAACTTCTGCATTTGAAAAAAGAGGAATCGCAGTTCACGTTCCTGAATGGAAAGCAGAAAACTGTATTCAATGTAACCAATGTTCATTCGTATGTCCACACGCAGTAATCAGACCATTCTTAATGACTGAAGAAGAAGTTGCTGCATCACCAGTTGAATTAAAAACTATAAAAGCAATTGGAAAAGGACTAGAAGGACTTCAATATAGAATGCAAGTATCAACTTTAGACTGTACAGGATGTGGATCATGTGCTAATGTATGTCCAGCTAAAGAAAAAGCTCTAGTAATGGTACCAATCGGACAATCACTAGACAACAAAGAAGAGAAAAAAGCTGAATACCTATTTGAAACAGTAGGATATAAAGATGACAAAATGTCAAAAGATACAGTAAAAGGATCTCAATTCTCTCAACCACTATTTGAGTTCCACGGAGCTTGCCCAGGATGTGGAGAAACTCCTTACTTAAAAGCTATAACTCAATTATTCGGAGAAAGAATGATGGTTGCTAACGCTACTGGATGTTCTTCAATATACAGTGGATCTGCTCCTTCTACTCCATACACAACTAACAAAGACGGATTCGGACCTTCATGGGGATCATCTCTATTTGAAGACAACGCTGAATACGGAATGGGAATGCACGTTGCTGTAGAAACAATGAGAGATAGACTTCAAACTATAATGGAAACAAATATGGATAAAGTACCTGCTGAAGTTGCTGAACTATTCAAAGAATGGATCGAAAACAGAGCATGTGCTTCTAAATCTAGAGAAGTAACTGACAAAATAGTTGCTGCATTAGAAGGAAAAGACTGTGACGTTTGCAAAGAAATCATCAGTTTAAAACAATTCCTAGCTAAAAAATCTCAATGGATAATCGGAGGAGACGGTTGGGCATACGATATCGGTTATGGAGGATTAGACCACGTTCTAGCTTCTAAAGAAGATATCAACGTAATCGTTCTAGATACAGAAGTTTACTCAAATACAGGAGGACAAGCTTCTAAATCAACTCCAACAGGAGCAATTGCAAAATTTGCTGCTGCAGGAAAATCAGTTAAGAAAAAAGACCTTGCTGCAATTGCTATGTCTTATGGACATATCTATGTTGCACAAGTATCAATGGGAGCTAATCAAGCTCAATACTTAAAAGCTATAAAAGAAGCTGAAGCTCATAATGGTCCATCATTAATTATAGCTTACGCTCCATGTATCAACCACGGAGTTAAAAAAGGAATGGCTAAAGTTCAAACTGAAATGAAACTTGCTACTGAATGTGGATACTGGCCAATATTCAGATACAACCCTGCTTTAGAAGCAGAAGGTAAAAACCCTCTTCAAATAGACTGCAAAGAGCCTAACTGGGATAAATATGAAGAATACTTATTAGGAGAAGTAAGATATGCTACTCTTTCTAAGTCAAACCCAGCTCATGCTAAAGAATTATATGAAACAAACAAAGCAGATGCTCAAAGAAGATGGAGACAATATAATAGACTTGCTGCTATGGATTTCTCAACAGAAAAAAAATAG
- a CDS encoding acetate/propionate family kinase, giving the protein MKVLVINCGSSSLKYQLMNPETKEVFAKGLCERIGIEGSRMEYEIPAKDFEIEIKQAMPTHKEALELVINAITDKEHGVIASVEEVEAIGHRVVHGGETFAKSVLLTEEVMKAIEENNELAPLHNPANLMGVRTCMSLMPGKPNVAVFDTAFHQTMPAKAFMYALPYEDYTELKVRKYGFHGTSHLFVSETMREIMGNPAHSKIIVCHLGNGASVSAVLDGKSVDTSMGLTPLQGLMMGTRCGDIDPAAVLFIKNKRGLSDKEMDNRLNKQSGILGIYGKSSDCRDMENGVAEGDQRAILAEQMFIYKIKSYIGAYAAAMGGVDAICFAGGIGENAAGVREAVIDGLDFLGAKLDKEVNSVRKKGNVKLSTEDSKVLIYKIPTNEELVIARDTYRIVTGK; this is encoded by the coding sequence ATGAAAGTTTTAGTAATTAACTGCGGAAGTTCATCTTTAAAATATCAATTGATGAATCCAGAAACTAAAGAAGTATTCGCAAAAGGACTTTGCGAAAGAATAGGAATAGAAGGATCTAGAATGGAATATGAAATTCCAGCTAAAGACTTTGAAATAGAAATAAAACAAGCTATGCCAACTCACAAAGAAGCTTTAGAATTAGTTATCAATGCAATAACTGATAAAGAACACGGAGTTATAGCTTCAGTTGAAGAAGTAGAAGCTATTGGACATAGAGTTGTTCATGGAGGAGAAACTTTTGCTAAATCTGTTCTTTTAACAGAAGAAGTAATGAAAGCTATTGAAGAAAATAATGAGCTAGCTCCTTTACACAACCCAGCTAACTTAATGGGTGTTAGAACTTGCATGTCATTAATGCCTGGTAAACCAAATGTAGCTGTATTTGATACTGCTTTCCACCAAACAATGCCAGCAAAAGCATTTATGTATGCTTTACCGTATGAAGACTATACAGAATTAAAAGTTAGAAAATATGGATTCCACGGAACATCTCACTTATTCGTATCAGAAACAATGAGAGAAATAATGGGAAATCCAGCTCACTCTAAAATAATTGTTTGTCACTTAGGAAATGGAGCATCTGTATCAGCTGTATTAGATGGAAAATCAGTAGATACTTCAATGGGATTAACTCCACTACAAGGATTAATGATGGGAACTAGATGTGGAGATATCGATCCTGCAGCAGTTCTTTTCATAAAAAACAAAAGAGGACTTTCTGATAAAGAAATGGATAACAGATTAAATAAACAATCTGGAATCTTAGGAATTTATGGAAAATCATCAGACTGTAGAGATATGGAAAACGGAGTTGCTGAAGGAGACCAAAGAGCAATACTAGCTGAACAAATGTTTATCTATAAAATAAAATCTTACATAGGAGCATATGCAGCTGCTATGGGTGGAGTAGACGCAATATGTTTTGCTGGAGGAATAGGAGAAAATGCTGCTGGAGTTAGAGAAGCAGTTATTGATGGATTAGATTTCTTAGGAGCAAAATTAGATAAAGAAGTAAACTCAGTAAGAAAGAAAGGAAATGTAAAACTTTCTACAGAAGATTCTAAAGTTTTAATCTACAAAATACCTACTAATGAAGAATTAGTAATTGCAAGAGATACTTACAGAATAGTTACTGGGAAATAA
- the pta gene encoding phosphate acetyltransferase, with the protein MSFLVKIREKAREVQQTVVLPEGDDERVVTAAAKIVSLGVAKPIVLGNRETMERIATDLGISLKGVEVIETKNPPKLEPYAEKLAELRAKKGMTVEQAREILLKDPNFYGAMMVKMGDADAMVSGSNSPTANVLRAGLQVVGTRKGIKTVSSVFVMELTERQETYGDVLLFGDCSVIPVPTSEQLADIAEASVHTAQSVIGMQGRVALLTFSTKGSASHPDVDVVIEAGKILEERHVNFPFTAEIQADAAIVKSVARKKCPESKVAGTANILIFPNLAAGNIGYKLVQRLAGANAYGPLIQGLAAPINDLSRGCSVDDIVNLVAITAVQAAGNKK; encoded by the coding sequence TTGAGTTTTTTAGTAAAAATTAGAGAAAAAGCTAGAGAAGTACAACAAACTGTTGTATTACCAGAAGGAGACGACGAAAGAGTAGTAACAGCTGCTGCGAAAATCGTTTCATTAGGAGTAGCAAAACCAATAGTTTTAGGAAATAGAGAAACTATGGAAAGAATAGCTACTGATCTTGGAATCAGCTTAAAAGGAGTAGAAGTTATTGAAACTAAAAATCCTCCAAAATTAGAACCATATGCTGAAAAATTAGCTGAATTAAGAGCTAAAAAAGGAATGACTGTAGAACAAGCTAGAGAAATCTTATTAAAAGATCCTAACTTCTATGGTGCAATGATGGTTAAAATGGGAGATGCAGATGCTATGGTATCTGGATCAAACTCTCCAACAGCTAATGTTTTAAGAGCAGGATTACAAGTTGTAGGAACAAGAAAAGGAATAAAAACTGTATCATCAGTTTTCGTAATGGAATTAACTGAAAGACAAGAAACTTACGGAGATGTATTATTATTTGGAGATTGTTCAGTAATACCTGTACCAACTTCTGAACAATTAGCAGATATAGCTGAAGCATCAGTTCATACTGCACAAAGCGTAATTGGAATGCAAGGAAGAGTAGCATTATTAACTTTCTCAACTAAAGGATCAGCTAGTCACCCAGATGTTGATGTAGTTATCGAAGCAGGAAAAATTCTTGAAGAAAGACATGTTAATTTCCCATTCACTGCTGAAATTCAAGCAGATGCAGCTATCGTGAAATCAGTTGCAAGAAAAAAATGTCCTGAATCAAAAGTTGCAGGAACAGCAAATATTTTAATATTCCCTAACCTAGCAGCAGGAAACATTGGATACAAATTAGTTCAAAGATTAGCAGGAGCAAATGCATATGGTCCATTAATTCAAGGATTAGCAGCTCCAATCAACGACCTTTCAAGAGGATGTTCAGTTGACGACATCGTAAACCTTGTAGCAATAACAGCAGTACAAGCAGCAGGAAATAAAAAATAA
- the ftsY gene encoding signal recognition particle-docking protein FtsY, whose translation MGFFDRLFKKNKEKENTKVAEIAIEEICEENNEPKVEDLPLENKKEEEVENKSVEIVQAIEENKEEPKEVKKGFFSSLKEKLFKSREGLFGTLKSFILGRNVIDDEMYEELEDILVQSDIGMNMTVKIVEALEKEVKKRGIRDPKEVYPVLKEVMAGFLITEGNDIKIEDGKLNVILVVGVNGVGKTTTIGKLAARYKKEGKKVILGAADTFRAAAIEQLEEWAKRSGTDIVKGVQGADPGAVVYDTLEAAHTRGADIAIIDTAGRLHNKNNLMQELEKIHNIIRKKLGNQNYESILVIDGTTGQNALTQAKVFNEVTDLTGFIITKLDGTAKGGIVFSISEELKKPIKFIGVGEKIEDLRKFDAKEYIQAIFD comes from the coding sequence ATGGGTTTTTTTGATAGATTATTTAAGAAAAATAAAGAAAAAGAAAATACAAAAGTAGCTGAAATTGCTATAGAAGAGATATGTGAAGAAAATAATGAGCCAAAAGTAGAGGATTTACCTCTAGAAAATAAAAAAGAGGAAGAAGTAGAAAATAAATCAGTAGAAATTGTACAGGCTATTGAAGAGAATAAAGAAGAACCAAAAGAGGTTAAAAAAGGATTCTTTAGCTCGTTAAAGGAAAAACTTTTTAAGTCAAGAGAAGGTCTATTTGGAACGTTAAAATCATTTATTTTAGGTAGAAATGTAATTGATGATGAAATGTACGAAGAACTAGAAGATATATTAGTACAGTCTGATATTGGAATGAATATGACTGTTAAAATAGTAGAAGCTCTTGAAAAAGAAGTTAAAAAAAGAGGAATAAGAGATCCAAAGGAAGTTTATCCAGTTTTAAAAGAAGTAATGGCTGGATTTTTAATAACTGAAGGTAATGATATAAAGATAGAAGATGGAAAATTAAATGTAATTTTAGTAGTTGGAGTTAATGGAGTTGGAAAAACAACTACCATTGGTAAATTGGCAGCTAGATATAAAAAAGAAGGAAAAAAAGTAATCTTAGGAGCAGCAGATACATTTAGAGCTGCAGCTATAGAGCAATTAGAAGAATGGGCAAAGAGATCTGGAACTGATATAGTTAAAGGAGTACAAGGAGCAGATCCTGGAGCTGTAGTGTATGATACACTAGAAGCAGCTCATACTAGAGGAGCGGATATAGCTATTATTGATACAGCTGGTAGACTTCATAATAAAAATAATTTAATGCAAGAGTTAGAAAAAATTCACAATATAATTAGAAAAAAATTAGGTAATCAGAATTATGAGTCTATATTAGTAATTGATGGAACAACAGGTCAAAATGCTTTAACACAAGCTAAAGTATTCAATGAAGTAACTGATCTTACAGGATTTATTATAACTAAACTAGATGGAACAGCTAAAGGTGGAATTGTCTTTAGTATTTCTGAAGAATTAAAAAAGCCGATTAAATTTATTGGTGTTGGAGAAAAAATAGAAGATTTAAGAAAATTTGATGCAAAGGAATATATACAGGCAATTTTTGATTAG